A single window of Bombus affinis isolate iyBomAffi1 chromosome 15, iyBomAffi1.2, whole genome shotgun sequence DNA harbors:
- the LOC126924917 gene encoding apolipophorins isoform X1 has protein sequence MGHPPRLTRAALVCLLFLFVVTESASKSGCTVGCRGMHPKKAYQEGHTYVYNLEGTSVTSVTGAQGDATLKLAATVELSVKPDCVHQLRLKNVQINGAPPSTPDVEQFPVQFNYHDGHIDTQLCTDSGDSQASLNIKRAAVSMFQSAVMQDNGVTTRHETDVMGTCPTEFNFRKEGDSLIVNKNRNLALCAFRENVDQALVSGSMDTAAGWKSSPVLGSQQSIEQRFKRGILTKAVSKEVYNLVPFSHGSAGAKTTVETTLTLKNEKSDNPTAEVSQPKTIIFEAPHPVLKSSPEAINNALKAAKTEVASRRTVRPEAAAKFADLVKVLRLSNKNDILSVYRKVRSDKNDQKLLLDALFQTGSGEAAEVGIELMKSKDLSTVQTLLFYASLTLIRHVHLPSVSAITTLLDQPNLPRLGYLGVGQVIGKYCQVHSCDNVPEVKQAVHKIREKVGNGKTKTREQENIVVSALKALGNTQFLDDATLQKLANIGADKNVRNRVRVAAIEALPTRCTMKWKNVLFKVLADREEDSEIRIKSYLSMVACPCPHTASLLKEVLDKETVNQVGSFIQSHLRNLRASTDPSKLNAKNHLGLIKPRTKFPEDFRKFSFNNELSYKMDSLGIGSTLENNVIYSQNSFVPRSTNLNMTMELFGRNFNFLELNTRVENLDRVIEHYFGPKGKVWEVLEDLNTESTSTATSLGKYIKERYEKIRPKRDVKQAELDKFAKNVHLRNNEVDQELDVDLSVKLFGVELAHLSYQGDTHKLNPKAIIDKIFDSLEKGFGVVKDLDYDFENCLQFLDSDLVYPTGLGSALSLGLTGTSALRLKTGGKLDLKAILNDPKNAEFKLLTEASVSVNIVGNMLVKAPGAESGMKIVTTLHSATSNELIASVLDGHGIDIHYSIPEKTQEIINVESEVLFSSGAKGSEYVAPKFAKGKEHSGCFEQLASILGLTICGKVSYPYQDLGTVIQKPLFPLSGPAKFAITLNNPQINKYHFKLDLNIKDEKKRSFELLLDNESSGSNKRLALMVETGIEPNRYIKAALDTPIKKASVEAVLKNTPKERTVSVTILHDQMEYYGVIGVIASGSKYKPVLEYKVPEHIIKLAGPEKLTSYKYNLEGTIDVSDYEGGQKYVFDKVAFVIGGAKVIVVDGNLAWTPTSINVDTVISQESNRNIAFKLDGKKNNDDYKLSASAIPNDPNSAFNLNWEFNREPNEMGQKLVFIYGPDPKSETNRLSLTQKVVYKLDPKDLLWSVYSDLTYPVSNLKLKYDGKLTRKSINTDIEVKYKSFKYGTELSAKRDTEIPGDYEVELEVEFMENSIEVKGKRVILDGRRSQFTNSLEMKPGGKYSADGLVVHDIGKNNVNLLLDGHLNLNGVKVKVDTILEASPQVLNSVIEMKVDSVTYISFQLKAKHSPYPCGTLSLNLKNYLTANGNYCYKGSEGNANLNVDIPKINRKIKATATLTVSGSQHVGNLELLYDAEKDPSKRLKVSTVSDITKTSVDTKNVIEFLKYKLEANAKGQLQGTLQDGQLQLEADVTLPNGRHLVYKGKRNSAKKENKYDVRVSSELADYEQKGGPSRKFIYDTNIQDLDLVAITFKGNANLKYINKDGKDVRLTWSGKNLEQADKGKLRELSVELDGANIPKKLQAQLGCSHDANTGTYSVESSVGDDFSLASKVNLRHGNNVDKPYRADGVLKMKLPSEKLQNLKLELSSSMLNSDEADIMKATDNIKLTYNNDHKIELDSEIELKGLNKDIEGPSEGQGRLTLDIVNLPRIQLSSNYKYNPTPEKKTAMVNLDGQFGEKAISFRSDNEYLPTVAIVNIKAKANLLHEKLRNVDLQLAYKRLKEENKLTIDSKAVADGNKYTLNGEMQYLDTSSLFHVTSACPNGKTEIFSKFQKLNEREYKGEWIVDTAKGFAKADAHVDLESIDNFVINANFDSDKIKHRKIHAEIANKPTPKNGKLITMAVTSDGKNIVTGRYMLYYISSTNYKRRDEDGKIVVEGNGSMKLGDDTRSSSFKYTRQQLSQEKDGEVGVAIVLNVNFEPSAIVGELKLSNKELHVFNSYCEQNKDCAQFKLQSIMNVEQKKLLKHQVTVEVDLKKFNVPVEFGLKTRTELKNPIFDHKTNLYLHSSKDKTEYTYQLYIHPKEAASIVSLPSREIAAIFTYDLPKTKQTASYKVDASLYLDRKNKPSDKTSLSVNGDINIDKNSISLNGETKFSYPTQSKDMVVKGNVHCNNDQLLNANLDIDVFAKKSQKITVAVNVQKQELPEGRNLTSSIEVNSRGQQLKLDLKSHLTISTKQIGLGNFFTYNDVKQKPKTLGALFSADTSHVYLFVTLPDKELIKDDWKLDISKNKQKIYRELSLLGEAPCVMSYEANNLNPFKFEAYFKGNPKVKFSVNGQVVIGQLAEIHGNAIINGAKKELFHGLVHLDEKQFLKPDFGFNKENVAELVEIKKNKILELVKKLKDVDDYALNQVKAEGTDFIEHLKKAQPNMKPLLDYYQTELNKIKDELNADESIKEIQATLICWYHFAAISWDIVTKYFGVLVTAVTEMMKEIAKGLDKLQEQLTNIMTNLKDATKSIYPKLKQSYEKIFHQAMDILETLAKLANIYLNAVLDLINQHQKEINDTIGIVTGIVQDFAKIVLITLEQAKRSVEEFYTMLMNELKALPVYEVLKEKLEDLKNFEIPQTILAPIEELCRVTKSILPTAELQHLVDSICQYVFKHIKQEKVDEANELKKIYSQLSSAVQSVLTLLQKQCSWGNLLSFVQVQPLDFTVLSRLPGISAIQSSVVNLLRNRELPTPLDLYRAYRPTAHLKDLIPPFSKSGVVTHGGHFFTFDGRHLSLPGTCTYVLAQDMQDGNFSVIANFNGGNLVSITVTELKESITLKSNGNILVNNKPAEFPTSTKNLHAYLFPPFTNIKSDYGVRVTCSNKSPMICAVHVSGFYLGKLRGILGDGNNEPYDDFTLPSGKITESGSEFGNAYKLKGECPEATAMDHKHHAPVCTDYFSSSNSPLKSCFNIVNPVLYREACDHATAVNTPNGACIIATAYHYACYEQGVMSTQVPASCVTCKVGANEIEVGDTFSVIVPKKEADVVFVVEQQTPNDKIYKEMIVPLMSEVREELKQQGITDVHVGLIGFSENMKWPQHYTLNGETNIDGEVKNMKFHEKKPTVTWQEAKTGDTEKKLNYLRQKLDVELGTFKLTDAYETAIRYPFRPGAAKAVVAVIANPCEKSPFPISLQHLRLLLGHKIYRDLGLTYYHVSYPEELFVSGKPLKNIVGYDQDSVYTFADSKKKPLTGNTDMKSNLSPAIDDVCADFAVSSGGAAFSSNNFLDAKPNQKKQFVQVAARRVVDGLVNVELQKDCSCNYQYGVVGSPQCKIVGRKEVPRPAKGGAKAG, from the exons CTAAATCAGGATGCACAGTCGGTTGCCGTGGAA TGCACCCAAAAAAGGCGTATCAGGAAGGGCATACGTACGTATATAACTTAGAGGGTACATCAGTAACATCTGTCACTGGCGCGCAAGGAGATGCAACTCTTAAACTGGCAGCCACCGTAGAATTGTCCGTGAAACCGGATTGTGTGCATCAACTGCGGTTGAAGAACGTCCAAATCAACGGAGCG cCACCGTCGACGCCAGACGTTGAACAATTTCCGGTCCAATTCAATTACCACGATGGCCATATTGACACTCAGCTCTGCACCGACTCAGGTGACTCCCAAGCATCTCTTAATATCAAGAGAGCAGCTGTTTCCATGTTCCAATCAGCTGTTATGCAGGATAACGGTGTAACGACACGTCACGAG ACTGACGTGATGGGAACCTGTCCAACAGAGTTTAACTTCCGCAAGGAAGGTGATTCTCTGATCGTAAATAAGAATAGAAACCTTGCTCTGTGTGCATTCCGGGAGAACGTGGACCAGGCGCTCGTATCTGGCAGCATGGACACAGCGGCTGGTTGGAAATCTTCTCCAGTTCTCGGTTCGCAACAATCGATCGAACAACGTTTCAAACGCGGTATTTTAACCAAGGCTGTATCCAAAGAAGTATACAATCTCGTTCCATTCAGCCACGGAAGCGCCGGTGCCAAGACTACTGTGGAAACTACACTAACCTTAAAGAACGAAAAGAGTGACAATCCCACCGCAGAAGTGTCCCAACCAAAGACTATCATCTTCGAAGCTCCACACCCAGTATTGAAATCCTCTCCGGAAGCCATTAACAATGCGTTGAAAGCTGCCAAAACTGAAGTAGCCTCGCGGCGTACCGTAAGACCAGAAGCAGCTGCGAAATTCGCTGATCTTGTGAAGGTTCTCAGGTTAAGCAACAAGAATGACATCCTTTCTGTGTACCGGAAGGTTCGTTCCGACAAAAATGATCAGAAGCTATTACTGGATGCTCTGTTCCAAACTGGAAGCGGTGAAGCAGCGGAAGTTGGGATAGAACTAATGAAGAGCAAAGATCTCTCAACTGTCCAGACTCTTCTCTTCTATGCCAGTCTAACTCTCATTCGCCATGTTCATTTGCCATCGGTATCAGCCATAACAACTCTTCTGGACCAGCCTAATCTACCCCGACTTGGCTATCTTGGAGTTGGTCAAGTAATCGGCAAGTACTGTCAAGTACATTCCTGTGACAATGTGCCAGAAGTGAAGCAGGCGGTGCACAAGATTCGTGAGAAAGTAGGTAACGGCAAAACCAAGACCAGAGAACAGGAAAACATCGTCGTCTCGGCTCTTAAAGCTCTGGGTAACACTCAGTTCCTTGATGACGCTACCTTGCAGAAATTGGCCAATATCGGTGCTGATAAGAACGTACGAAATCGTGTGCGAGTCGCTGCTATTGAAGCTTTGCCAACCAGGTGCACGATGAAGTGGAAGAATGTCCTGTTTAAGGTGCTAGCTGATCGAGAGGAAGACAGTGAAATTAGGATCAAGTCTTATTTGTCTATGGTCGCCTGTCCTTGTCCACACACGGCCAGCCTTCTGAAAGAGGTCCTGGATAAGGAGACTGTCAATCAAGTAGGATCTTTCATCCAAAGTCACTTGAGAAACCTGAGAGCATCGACAGATCCTAGCAAACTGAATGCCAAAAATCACCTTGGACTGATCAAGCCTCGAACAAAATTCCCGGAAGACTTCAGAAAATTCTCCTTCAACAACGAATTATCTTATAAGATGGACTCGCTTGGTATCGGTTCTACCCTTGAAAACAATGTTATATACAGTCAAAATAGCTTTGTACCACGTTCCACAAACTTAAACATGACAATGGAGCTCTTTGGACGCAACTTCAATTTTCTTGAGTTGAATACACGTGTAGAGAATTTAGACAGAGTGATTGAGCACTACTTTGGACCCAAGGGAAAAGTCTGGGAGGTCTTGGAAGACTTGAACACTGAAAGTACCAGTACAGCTACATCGCTTGGTAAATATATTAAGGAACGATATGAAAAGATTAGACCTAAACGTGATGTGAAACAGGCAGAATTGGATAAATTCGCGAAGAACGTGCATTTGAGGAACAACGAGGTCGATCAGGAATTAGATGTAGACTTATCTGTCAAATTGTTTGGTGTCGAACTAGCGCATTTGAGCTATCAAGGTGATACCCACAAGCTGAATCCTAAAGCCATCATCGACAAAATTTTCGACAGCCTCGAAAAAGGCTTCGGCGTTGTCAAGGACTTAGATTACGACTTCGAGAACTGTCTCCAATTCCTCGACAGTGATTTAGTGTATCCGACCGGTTTGGGAAGCGCATTAAGTCTTGGTCTGACTGGAACAAGCGCACTTCGTTTGAAGACTGGTGGAAAACTGGATCTTAAAGCTATTTTGAATGACCCGAAAAACGCCGAATTTAAACTTCTTACTGAAGCAAGTGTTTCTGTCAATATCGTCGGAAATATGCTCGTTAAAGCACCTGGAGCCGAATCTGGAATGAAGATCGTTACTACTCTTCATTCAGCTACCAGCAATGAATTGATTGCCTCTGTATTAGACGGACATGGCATTGATATTCACTATAGCATTCCTGAGAAGACGCAAGAGATCATCAACGTGGAGAGCGAGGTGTTATTCTCCTCTGGAGCCAAAGGAAGTGAATATGTAGCTCCTAAATTCGCAAAGGGCAAGGAACACTCCGGTTGCTTCGAACAGCTAGCCAGTATTCTTGGTCTAACCATCTGCGGAAAAGTATCATATCCTTATCAAGATCTCGGTACCGTTATCCAAAAACCCCTGTTCCCCCTAAGCGGACCAGCCAAATTTGCAATCACCTTGAATAACCCACAAATCAACAAATATCACTTCAAACTTGACCTCAATATCAAAGACGAGAAGAAACGTTCCTTCGAACTTTTGCTGGATAATGAAAGTAGCGGGTCTAACAAGCGTCTAGCGTTGATGGTCGAAACAGGTATCGAACCTAACAGGTACATCAAGGCAGCTTTGGACACGCCTATTAAGAAAGCTTCCGTGGAAGCTGTACTTAAGAATACTCCAAAGGAACGTACTGTGAGTGTCACTATTCTTCACGATCAGATGGAGTACTACGGTGTTATAGGGGTAATAGCTAGTGGAAGCAAATACAAGCCTGTGTTGGAGTACAAGGTACCCGAGCATATCATAAAACTTGCTGGTCCGGAGAAGCTGACATCATACAAATACAATTTGGAAGGCACGATAGATGTTTCTGATTACGAAGGTGGTCAAAAGTACGTGTTCGACAAGGTAGCTTTCGTTATTGGTGGTGCAAAAGTAATTGTTGTTGATGGTAATCTCGCATGGACACCTACCAGCATTAACGTGGACACGGTTATCAGTCAAGAATCAAACAGGAACATAGCATTCAAATTGGATGGCAAGAAAAACAACGACGACTACAAACTCTCAGCTTCTGCCATTCCAAATGATCCGAACAGTGCATTCAACCTGAACTGGGAGTTCAACAGAGAACCAAATGAAATGGGACAAAAACTCGTGTTCATTTACGGACCTGATCCAAAGTCTGAGACCAATCGCTTGTCCTTAACACAGAAAGTTGTTTACAAATTAGATCCCAAGGATCTCCTTTGGTCTGTATACAGCGACCTCACGTACCCGGTGAGCAATCTTAAATTGAAATACGATGGAAAGCTAACCCGCAAATCGATCAATACTGACATCGAAGTGAAATATAAGTCGTTCAAGTATGGGACCGAATTATCTGCCAAGAGAGACACGGAGATACCTGGTGACTACGAAGTTGAACTGGAAGTTGAATTTATGGAAAACAGCATTGAAGTGAAAGGCAAGCGCGTCATTCTGGATGGACGCAGGAGCCAATTCACCAATTCTCTTGAAATGAAACCAGGTGGCAAATACAGCGCCGATGGACTGGTGGTCCATGATATTGGCAAGAACAACGTGAACCTACTACTGGATGGACACTTAAATCTGAATGGAGTGAAGGTGAAAGTTGACACTATTTTGGAGGCTAGTCCTCAAGTTCTTAACTCTGTCATCGAGATGAAAGTCGACAGTGTGACCTACATCAGCTTCCAATTGAAGGCCAAACATAGTCCATATCCGTGTGGTACTCTGAGTCTTAACTTGAAGAACTATTTAACAGCTAATGGTAATTACTGTTACAAAGGTAGTGAAGGAAACGCAAACCTGAACGTAGATATTCCTAAGATCAACCGGAAAATCAAGGCTACCGCTACTTTAACTGTTTCTGGATCTCAACACGTAGGCAATCTCGAGCTTCTGTACGATGCTGAGAAGGATCCTAGCAAACGTCTCAAAGTGTCCACTGTATCTGATATCACAAAGACGTCCGTAGACACGAAGAACGTGATAGAGTTCTTGAAATACAAGTTGGAAGCTAACGCCAAAGGTCAGTTACAAGGCACTCTACAGGATGGCCAGTTACAACTAGAAGCTGATGTTACTTTACCCAATGGTCGACACCTCGTGTACAAAGGAAAACGTAACAGCGCGAAGAAGGAGAACAAATACGATGTACGCGTGTCGAGTGAATTGGCAGATTACGAACAGAAGGGTGGACCATCGAGGAAATTCATTTACGATACTAACATACAAGATCTTGATCTGGTGGCGATAACGTTCAAAGGCAACGCTAACTTGAAGTACATCAATAAGGACGGAAAGGACGTGAGATTAACATGGAGTGGAAAGAACCTGGAACAAGCGGATAAAGGGAAGCTGAGGGAATTGAGCGTAGAATTAGACGGAGCGAATATTCCGAAGAAGCTACAAGCTCAGCTTGGCTGCTCTCATGATGCCAATACTGGAACGTACAGCGTCGAGTCGTCTGTCGGAGATGATTTCTCGTTGGCG AGCAAAGTAAATCTAAGACACGGAAACAATGTCGACAAACCATACAGAGCGGACGGTGTTCTGAAAATGAAATTGCCTAGCGAGAAGCTCCAAAACCTGAAGCTCGAGCTCTCCTCAAGTATGTTGAACTCTGATGAGGCGGATATCATGAAAGCTACAGACAACATAAAGCTGACATACAACAACGATCACAAGATCGAATTAGATTCAGAAATTGAGCTGAAAGGATTGAATAAGGACATCGAAGGTCCCAGCGAAGGTCAAGGAAGACTTACTTTGGACATTGTGAATCTTCCTCGTATACAATTATCGAGCAACTATAAGTACAATCCAACGCCAGAGAAGAAGACAGCTATGGTGAATTTGGATGGCCAGTTTGGAGAGAAGGCAATTTCGTTTAGATCTGATAACGAATACCTTCCTACAGTCGCTATCGTCAACATCAAGGCTAAAGCCAACTTACTCCATGAGAAATTGCGCAACGTTGATTTGCAACTCGCTTACAAg AgattgaaagaagaaaacaaGCTAACAATCGACAGCAAAGCAGTTGCTGACGGTAACAAATATACTCTGAATGGTGAAATGCAGTATTTGGACACGAGTAGTCTGTTCCACGTAACATCTGCATGTCCGAATGGAAAAACCGAGATATTCTCCAAATTCCAAAAGCTCAATGAGAGGGAATACAAAG GTGAATGGATAGTGGACACTGCTAAAGGATTTGCCAAGGCTGATGCGCACGTGGATCTCGAAAGTATCGACAATTTCGTGATTAACGCGAACTTTGATAGCGACAAAATCAAACACCGCAAGATCCATGCTGAAATCGCCAACAAACCAACACCAAAGAACGGCAAGCTTATCACCATGGCTGTGACCAGCGATGGCAAGAACATCGTAACTGGAAG GTACATGTTGTATTATATATCCAGCACAAACTACAAACGTCGTGATGAGGATGGAAAGATCGTGGTGGAGGGTAATGGAAGCATGAAGCTCGGCGATGATACAAGGAGCTCCTCCTTCAAATATACTCGTCAACAATTGAGTCAAGAAAAAGATGGAGAAGTTGGCGTGGCAATAGTGTTGAACGTGAATTTCGAGCCATCTGCCATTGTGGGTGAATTAAAACTATCGAACAAAGAGCTGCACGTGTTCAATAGCTACTGCGAGCAGAACAAGGACTGCGCTCAGTTCAAACTTCAGTCGATTATGAACGTTGAAC AGAAAAAATTACTAAAACATCAAGTAACGGTAGAAGTCGATCTGAAGAAGTTCAACGTGCCCGTAGAATTTGGCCTGAAGACCAGAACGGAGTTGAAAAACCCAATATTCGACCACAAAACGAATCTCTATCTCCATTCTTCAAAGGACAAGACCGAATACACTTATCAATTATACATTCATCCTAAAGAAGCTG CTTCCATTGTATCTTTGCCTTCCCGTGAAATAGCTGCTATTTTCACATACGATCTACCTAAGACCAAACAGACTGCGTCATACAAGGTCGATGCATCTCTTTATCTGGACAGAAAGAACAAACCATCTGATAAGACCAGTTTGTCTGTCAATGGAGACATTAACATCGATAAAAACAGCATATCCCTTAATGGAGAAACGAAATTCTCGTATCCAACGCAGTCTAAG GATATGGTAGTGAAAGGAAATGTGCACTGTAACAATGATCAACTATTGAACGCTAATTTGGACATAGACGTGTTCGCCAAGAAAAGTCAGAAGATCACAGTTGCGGTGAATGTGCAAAAGCAAGAACTTCCAGAAGGCAGAAACCTGACCAGTTCGATCGAAGTAAATAGCCGTGGCCAACAATTGAAGCTCGATCTGAAATCTCATTTGACAATATCTACTAAACAAATAGGACTCGGCAATTTCTTCACCTACAATGACGTAAAACAAAAACCAAAAACTTTGGGTGCTCTTTTCTCTGCTGACACAAGCCATGTTTATCTGTTTGTCACTTTACCTGACAAAGAACTGATCAAGGATGACTGGAAGCTGGATATCTCCAAGAACAAGCAAAAAATATACAGAGAACTGTCTTTGTTAGGCGAGGCTCCTTGCGTTATGAGTTACGAGGCCAATAACTTGAACCCATTCAAATTTGAGGCATACTTCAAAG GCAACCCTAAGGTCAAATTTAGCGTCAATGGACAAGTTGTCATTGGTCAACTGGCGGAGATCCACGGGAATGCTATCATAAATGGGGCGAAGAAGGAGCTGTTCCACGGTTTGGTTCATTTGGACGAGAAACAATTCCTGAAACCCGATTTTGGTTTCAACAAAGAAAATGTTGCCGAATTAGTG gaaattaagaaaaataagaTTCTCGAGCTTGTGAAGAAATTAAAAGACGTCGACGACTACGCATTGAACCAAGTGAAAGCAGAAGGCACAGACTTCATCGAACATCTGAAGAAGGCGCAACCAAATATGAAGCCGCTTTTGGATTATTATCAAACAGAACTGAACAAGATAAAGGACGAACTTAATGCTGACGAGAGTATCAAAGAAATCCAGGCTACCTT AATATGCTGGTACCATTTCGCTGCAATATCCTGGGACAtcgt GACCAAATATTTTGGCGTCTTAGTGACAGCTGTCACGGAGATGATGAAAGAAATTGCGAAAGGTCTGGATAAACTTCAAGAACAATTAACCAACATAATGACCAACCTAAAGGATGCCACGAAGTCGATTTATCCTAAATTGAAGCAATCATACGAGAAGATATTCCATCAAGCTATGGATATCCTCGAGACCTTGGCAAAACTCGCCAATATTTATCTTAACGCGGTTCTTGACTTGATAAATCAACATCAAAAGGAAATAAATGATACCATAGGTATAGTCACTGGAATAGTTCAAGACTTCGCCAAGATTGTATTGATAACATTGGAACAGGCCAAACGAAGCGTCGAAGAATTCTATACTATGCTGATGAACGAACTGAAGGCCCTGCCTGTCTACGAAGTGCTGAAGGAGAAGTTGGAAGATCTGAAGAACTTTGAGATACCGCAAACTATTCTGGCTCCGATCGAAGAACTGTGCAGGGTCACTAAGAGTATTCTGCCTACTGCGGAATTACAGCATCTTGTCGACAGCATTTGCCAGTATGTTTTCAAGCACATCAAACAAGAGAAG GTCGACGAGGCGAACGAACTGAAGAAGATCTACTCGCAACTCTCGTCCGCGGTTCAATCAGTTCTGACTTTGTTGCAAAAACAGTGTTCGTGGGGCAACTTACTCTCCTTCGTTCAAGTCCAACCACTCGATTTCACTGTTTTGTCCAGGCTCCCAGGCATTTCCGCCATCCAATCCTCTGTTGTGAATCTTCTACGTAACAGAGAGCTACCGACTCCTTTGGATCTGTATCGCGCTTACAG GCCGACCGCTCATCTGAAAGATCTCATACCGCCCTTCAGCAAATCAGGAGTCGTCACTCATGGAGGACACTTCTTCACGTTTGATGGACGTCATTTAAGCTTGCCCGGTACCTGCACTTATGTTCTAGCACAAGATATGCAGGATGGAAATTTCTCTGTCATAGCAAACTTCAATGGAGGAAATCTGGTCAGCATCACGGTTACCGAGCTGAAAGAGAGCATCACCCTCAAGAGTAATGGAAAC ATTCTGGTGAATAACAAACCGGCCGAGTTCCCAACGAGCACGAAGAATCTACACGCTTACCTCTTCCCGCCATTCACCAACATCAAGTCCGATTATGGTGTCCGAGTTACATGCTCCAACAAATCACCTATGATTTGCGCCGTCCACGTTTCTGGCTTCTACCTGGGTAAACTTCGTGGAATCCTTGGTGATGGCAACAACGAACCATACGACGATTTTACTCTGCCCTCTGGAAAG atCACCGAAAGTGGATCAGAATTTGGAAACGCGTACAAGCTAAAGGGTGAATGCCCAGAAGCGACTGCAATGGACCACAAACACCATGCCCCAGTCTGTACCGACTACTTTTCTAGCTCCAATTCGCCTTTGAA ATCTTGCTTCAATATCGTTAATCCAGTACTGTATCGCGAAGCTTGCGATCATGCGACCGCCGTTAATACACCAAACGGAGCTTGCATAATTGCCACAGCTTATCACTATGCTTGTTACGAGCAAGGCGTCATGAGCACTCAGGTTCCAGCGTCTTGTG TGACTTGCAAGGTAGGAGCAAACGAAATCGAGGTAGGCGACACGTTCAGCGTAATAGTTCCGAAGAAAGAGGCTGACGTTGTTTTCGTAGTCGAACAACAGACACCGAACGACAAAATCTACAAAGAGATGATTGTTCCTTTGATGTCCGAGGTCAGGGAGGAATTGAAACAACAAGGAATTAC AGATGTGCACGTTGGACTTATTGGATTCAGCGAGAATATGAAATGGCCACAACACTACACGTTGAATGGCGAAACGAACATCGACGGTGAGGTGAAGAACATGAAATTCCACGAAAAGAAACCAACAGTTACTTGGCAG GAAGCAAAGACAGGCGATACGGAGAAGAAGCTTAATTATTTACGCCAGAAATTGGACGTCGAGCTGGGTACATTCAAGTTGACCGACGCTTACGAGACTGCGATTCGATATCCCTTCAGACCTGGTGCGGCCAAAGCCGTGGTCGCAGTGATCGCGAACCCTTGCGAGAAGAGTCCTTTCCCTATTTCG TTGCAACATCTCAGGCTTTTGCTCGGTCACAAGATATATCGTGATTTGGGACTCACCTACTACCATGTGTCGTATCCTGAAGAGCTGTTCGTCTCGGGCAAACCTCTGAAGAATATCGTCGGATACGACCAAGACAGCGTGTACACGTTCGCTGACAGCAAGAAGAAGCCTCTTACCGGAAACACGGACATGAAGAGCAATCTCTCACCGGCGATCGACGACGTCTGCGCTGACTTCGCGGTATCC TCTGGTGGTGCAGCGTTCAGTTCTAACAACTTCTTGGATGCCAAACCGAACCAGAAGAAACAATTCGTCCAAGTAGCAGCGAGGAGGGTCGTCGATGGACTCGTTAATGTAGAACTCCAGAAAGATTGCTCGTGCAACTACCAGTATGGTGTGGTCGGTAGTCCTCAGTGCAAAATCGTAGGCCGCAAAGAAGTTCCG AGACCCGCGAAGGGAGGAGCGAAGGCAGGTTAA